Sequence from the Planctomycetota bacterium genome:
CAGGGCCGCGTCGTCGCCGTGGGCCCGGGCCGGATGCTCGACACGGGCGAGCGTGCGAAACCGGCCGTCAAGCCGGGCGACGTCGTCGTGTACGCGAAGTACGGCGGCACGGAAGTCGAGGTGGACGACAAGGAGTACATGATCCTGCGCGAGGGCGACGTCCTGGCGAAGGTCGAAGGCGGAGCGAAGAAACCGGCCAAGAAACCGGCGAAGAAGGGCCACAAGAAGTAACGACGACCGTGTTTTTCAACGCAGAGAACGCGGAGAACGCAGAGAACGGCAAAGAAAGATGGTGGGGGAACGACAAATAGTAATGTATTTAGAATCTTGGCATTTTTCTCTGCGGTCTCTGCGCCCTCTGCGTTGAAACGGCGTTGTGAAACCAGGAGAGGAGATTCGTATGGCGAAGCAACTGCTTTACGGCGACGATGCGAAGCGCAAGATGGCGGCCGGCATCCGCAAACTCGCCGACGTCGTGCGCGTGACCCTCGGCCCGACCGGCCGCAACGTCATCCTCCAGAAGTCCTACGGCGGCCCGCGCGTGACGAAGGACGGCGTCACGGTGTCCAAGGAAATCGAACTCGAAGACAAGTTCGAGAACATGGGCGCCAAGATGGTGAACCAGGTGGCCTCGAAGACGGGCGACGACGCGGGCGACGGGACGACGACGGCCATCGTCCTGGCGCAGGCGATCTATGAGCAGGGCCTGAGGCACGTGACGGCCGGGGCGAACCCGATGGCGCTGAAGCGCGGCATCGACCGGGCGGTTGAGACAGCCGTGGCCGACATGAAGAAACAGAGCCGGCCCGTCAAAGGCCGCGAGTCCATCACCCAGGTCGCCACCATCAGCGCGAACAACGACCGCGAGATCGGAAACCTCATCGCCGACGCCATTGAAAAGGTCGGCCACGAAGGCGTCGTCACGGTCGAAGAAGGCAAGGCCATGGAGACCGTGCTCGACTTCACCGAAGGGATGCAGTTCGACAAAGGGTACCTGAGCCCGTACTTCATCACGGATCCGCAGACGATGCGGTGCGTCCTGGAGGACGCGCTGATTCTGATTCACGAGAAGAAGATCTCGAACCTGCGGGCGATGCTGCCGTTGCTCGAGAAAATCGCGTCGGGCGGCCGGCCGCTTCTCATCATCGCCGAGGACATCGAGGGCGAGGTCCTTGCCGCCCTGGTGATCAACCGGCTGCGCGGCACGCTGAAGGTGTGCGCCATCAAGGCGCCCGCGTTCGGCGACCGGCGCAAGGCGATCCTCGAGGATATCGCGGTGCTGACGGGCGGCACTTTTCTCAGCGAGGACCTCGGGGTGAACCTCGAGAACCTGGAACTGGGGCAACTCGGCCGCGCCAAGCGACTCCTCGTGGACAAGGATTCCACGACGATCATCGAGGGCGGGGGCAAGAAGCGCGAGATTGAGGACCGCATCGGCCAGATCCGCCGGCAGATCGAAGACACCACCAGCGACTACGACCGCGAAAAACTCGAAGAGCGCCTGGCGAAGTTGACGCACGGCGTGGCGATCATCCGGGCCGGCGGGGCCACCGAGGCCGAGGTCAAGGAAAAGAAGGCACGCATCGAGGACGCCCTCCACGCGACCCGGGCGGCCGTCGAGGAAGGCATCGTTCCGGGCGGCGGCGTGGTGTGCCTGCGGGCGATCCAGGCCGTCGAGGCGGCGCGCGAGAAGGCGCACGGCGATGAGAAACTCGGCGTGGACATTGTCGTGCGGGCCCTCGAGGAACCCATGCGCCAGATCGCCGGCAACGCCGGCCGCGACGGCTCCGTCGTCGTGGCCGAAGCGCGCGAAATGCCCAAGACGCACGGCTTCAACGCCCTGACGGGGGAGTACGGCGACATGGTGAAGATGGGCGTCGTGGACCCCGTGAAGGTGACGCGGACGGCGCTTCAGAACGCGGCGTCGATCGCGGCACTGATGCTGACGGCCGACGTGATGGTGACGGAACTTAAGGAGGACGAGGAAGAAGAACTCGACTCTGAGGAGGCGGTGGCGTAGACTGACGGGCGGCACGGCCGCGCGAGAAGGTTCCGGGGCGGTGGCGCGTGCCGCCGCCCCGTTTTTCTCAAAAGGCCCCGCCGGGGCAACCGATGGCGACGCAAGAAAGTTATTACGATATTCTCGGAGTCCCGCGCGGCGCCTCGGCCGACGAGATCAAGACCGGCTACCGGCAGTGCGCGATCAAGTACCACCCCGACCGCAACCCCGGCGACGCCCAGGCCGAGGCCCGCTTCAAACAATGTGCCGAGGCCTACGAGGTCCTCTCCGACCCGGACAAGCGCCGGCGGTACGACCAGTTCGGCAAGGCGGGCCTGCGCGGGACAGGCGTCCACGACTGGCAGCACGTGGACGTTCACGACATTCTGTCGATGTTCGGGGACCTCTTCGGGCTGGGGGATCTTTTCGGCGGGTTCGGCGGGGGGCGCGCCCGGTCGGGACCCCGGGCGGGGGCGAGCCTCCGGTGCACGCTGGACCTCGCGCTCGAAGACGTAGCGAAGGGCGTCGCGAAGACGCTCGACGTGCGGCGCCAGGAACCCTGCGAGCCGTGCAAGGGTAGCGGGTCGGCGTCGGGCAGGCGCGGGACGTGCAAGACGTGCGGCGGAGCGGGACGCGTCCAGCACGGCGGCGGGTTCTTCCGCATGGTGACGGATTGCCCGGCGTGCGGCGGGCGCGGGACCGTCGTCGCGGAACCATGCAAGGCGTGCCGCGGCAGAGGGTTCGTCCCGAAGAAGCAGACGATCGAGATTCAGGTTCCCGCGGGGATAGAGGACGGCCAGCGGATCCGCTACGCGGGCCAGGGCGACGCGGGGGAACCCGGGGCGCCGCGCGGCGACCTGTACGCGGAGGTCCGCCTGGAGCCGCACCCCCTGTTTGAGCGGCACGGTCGGGACCTCGTGTGCCAGGCGCCGATCAGTTTCACGCAGGCGGCGCTGGGAGCCGACCTGGAGGTGCCGACGCTCGACGGGCCGGACCGGATTTCGATCGCGCCGGGGACGCAGAGCGGCGACCTGTTTCGCCTGGCGGGCAAGGGGCTGCCCGACGTGCACGGGTATGGCCGCGGCGACATCCTCGTGCAGGTGGTGGTGGAGGTGCCGAAGCGGCTGTCGCGGCGTCAGGAAGAACTGCTCAGGGAACTGGCGGCGACGGAAGAGAAAGGCGTTTTGCCGCACCGCGAG
This genomic interval carries:
- the groES gene encoding co-chaperone GroES, coding for MKIEPLDDRIVVEQMEAEKVTKGGIVLPDTAKEKPQQGRVVAVGPGRMLDTGERAKPAVKPGDVVVYAKYGGTEVEVDDKEYMILREGDVLAKVEGGAKKPAKKPAKKGHKK
- the groL gene encoding chaperonin GroEL (60 kDa chaperone family; promotes refolding of misfolded polypeptides especially under stressful conditions; forms two stacked rings of heptamers to form a barrel-shaped 14mer; ends can be capped by GroES; misfolded proteins enter the barrel where they are refolded when GroES binds) is translated as MAKQLLYGDDAKRKMAAGIRKLADVVRVTLGPTGRNVILQKSYGGPRVTKDGVTVSKEIELEDKFENMGAKMVNQVASKTGDDAGDGTTTAIVLAQAIYEQGLRHVTAGANPMALKRGIDRAVETAVADMKKQSRPVKGRESITQVATISANNDREIGNLIADAIEKVGHEGVVTVEEGKAMETVLDFTEGMQFDKGYLSPYFITDPQTMRCVLEDALILIHEKKISNLRAMLPLLEKIASGGRPLLIIAEDIEGEVLAALVINRLRGTLKVCAIKAPAFGDRRKAILEDIAVLTGGTFLSEDLGVNLENLELGQLGRAKRLLVDKDSTTIIEGGGKKREIEDRIGQIRRQIEDTTSDYDREKLEERLAKLTHGVAIIRAGGATEAEVKEKKARIEDALHATRAAVEEGIVPGGGVVCLRAIQAVEAAREKAHGDEKLGVDIVVRALEEPMRQIAGNAGRDGSVVVAEAREMPKTHGFNALTGEYGDMVKMGVVDPVKVTRTALQNAASIAALMLTADVMVTELKEDEEEELDSEEAVA
- the dnaJ gene encoding molecular chaperone DnaJ; translated protein: MATQESYYDILGVPRGASADEIKTGYRQCAIKYHPDRNPGDAQAEARFKQCAEAYEVLSDPDKRRRYDQFGKAGLRGTGVHDWQHVDVHDILSMFGDLFGLGDLFGGFGGGRARSGPRAGASLRCTLDLALEDVAKGVAKTLDVRRQEPCEPCKGSGSASGRRGTCKTCGGAGRVQHGGGFFRMVTDCPACGGRGTVVAEPCKACRGRGFVPKKQTIEIQVPAGIEDGQRIRYAGQGDAGEPGAPRGDLYAEVRLEPHPLFERHGRDLVCQAPISFTQAALGADLEVPTLDGPDRISIAPGTQSGDLFRLAGKGLPDVHGYGRGDILVQVVVEVPKRLSRRQEELLRELAATEEKGVLPHRESFLERLAKYLRQGNHHGKKDGKKPKR